One region of Beijerinckia indica subsp. indica ATCC 9039 genomic DNA includes:
- a CDS encoding TetR/AcrR family transcriptional regulator yields the protein MATIASVTASGSKADQIIAATRSLFVRYGYRRTSVDDIAREAGVAKATLYLHFSGKEEMFREMIRRFQLLQEERCAAAEAIETSVENKIVALIDAVYGTTIEWFENTAHIEELKSVALHEISVPVDEPVQAFRRRLTRMIKAAEERGELRLSAVGSSAQDVAQVLLFAAYGAKHAAHATHASFHAALPGIVRLILVGMIPADIA from the coding sequence ATGGCTACCATCGCATCCGTCACTGCGTCCGGCTCCAAGGCCGATCAGATCATCGCCGCGACCCGTTCGCTGTTCGTCCGTTACGGCTATCGCCGCACGTCCGTGGACGACATTGCGCGCGAGGCGGGGGTCGCCAAGGCGACCCTCTACCTGCACTTCTCGGGGAAGGAGGAGATGTTCAGGGAGATGATCCGGCGGTTCCAGCTTTTGCAGGAGGAACGCTGCGCCGCGGCGGAGGCGATCGAGACGTCCGTCGAGAACAAGATCGTGGCCCTGATCGACGCGGTCTACGGCACGACTATCGAATGGTTCGAGAATACCGCGCATATCGAAGAACTGAAGTCGGTCGCTCTCCATGAGATCTCCGTGCCGGTCGACGAGCCGGTGCAGGCGTTCCGGCGTCGGCTGACGCGTATGATCAAGGCCGCGGAAGAACGCGGAGAGCTTCGGCTCTCCGCAGTCGGCTCGTCCGCACAGGATGTGGCGCAGGTGCTGCTGTTCGCGGCTTATGGGGCGAAACATGCGGCGCATGCGACACATGCTAGCTTCCA
- a CDS encoding SDR family NAD(P)-dependent oxidoreductase, with amino-acid sequence MARFTGKSVVITGGSSGIGLATAQRIVVEGGQALVTGTNAQKLAAARSDSIHVLENDAANPAAAAALAARAKELFGEIDGAFLNAGIGKGAALGTITAEFYHALMDLNVGGVIFGAQALAPLIRPGGSILVTASAAKDKGIPQGAIYSATKGAE; translated from the coding sequence ATGGCTCGCTTCACCGGCAAATCGGTCGTCATCACCGGCGGCTCCAGCGGCATCGGCCTTGCCACCGCCCAGCGCATCGTGGTGGAGGGCGGGCAGGCGCTCGTCACCGGCACCAACGCGCAGAAGCTGGCGGCCGCGCGCAGCGATTCCATCCACGTACTGGAGAATGACGCGGCTAACCCCGCCGCCGCCGCCGCGCTTGCCGCCAGGGCGAAGGAGCTGTTCGGCGAGATCGATGGCGCATTCCTCAACGCCGGCATCGGCAAGGGCGCGGCCCTGGGCACGATCACCGCCGAGTTCTATCACGCGCTGATGGACCTCAATGTGGGCGGCGTGATCTTCGGCGCGCAGGCGCTGGCGCCGCTGATCCGTCCGGGCGGCTCGATCCTGGTCACGGCGTCGGCCGCCAAAGACAAGGGCATTCCGCAGGGCGCGATCTATTCCGCGACCAAGGGCGCGGAATAG
- a CDS encoding SDR family oxidoreductase, whose translation MRGLAPQGIRVNSVSPGPIETPFFERIGFPKEMLDIVIEHAVQSNPLGRMGKVEEPAAVAAFLLSSEASFVTGADYAVDGGEAQL comes from the coding sequence GTGCGCGGACTGGCGCCGCAGGGCATCCGGGTGAACAGCGTCAGCCCCGGCCCGATCGAAACGCCCTTCTTCGAGAGGATCGGCTTTCCCAAGGAGATGCTGGACATCGTCATCGAGCATGCCGTGCAGAGTAATCCGCTCGGACGCATGGGCAAGGTGGAGGAGCCCGCCGCCGTCGCCGCCTTCCTGCTGTCCAGCGAGGCAAGCTTCGTCACCGGCGCCGACTATGCCGTCGATGGCGGCGAAGCGCAGCTCTGA
- a CDS encoding SDR family oxidoreductase, with product MTDRIDALGFGRRSTAEQVTEGVDLSGRTILLTGCNSGIGMETMRVLAARSARIVAVARNEEKARGALASAGAADGLAIGAEFTDLASVARAADQVLASGVVLDTIITNAAIMALPKLETVNGIEKQFLVNHVAHHLLVTRLLPAIRRSSAGRIVVVASNSHNFAPRGKGIDFDNLDGGKSYGGFRFYGQAKLANILFANELSRRLANDGITANALHPGLIGATGLHRHMRGPIDWAVSIAMMFGKTVPQGAATTCLLAAHPALEGISGRYFADCRAAKSSAFARDAGLARRLWGRTEEIIASFGVA from the coding sequence ATGACCGATCGCATCGACGCCCTTGGCTTCGGCAGGCGCAGCACTGCGGAGCAGGTGACCGAGGGCGTGGACCTGTCGGGCCGCACGATCCTGCTGACGGGATGCAATTCGGGCATCGGGATGGAAACAATGCGGGTCCTGGCCGCGCGCAGCGCCCGCATCGTCGCCGTCGCTCGGAATGAAGAGAAGGCGCGCGGGGCGCTGGCGAGCGCCGGCGCGGCCGATGGCCTCGCGATCGGCGCGGAATTCACCGATCTCGCCAGCGTGGCCCGCGCCGCCGATCAGGTTTTGGCGAGCGGCGTCGTGCTCGACACCATCATCACCAACGCCGCGATCATGGCGCTGCCGAAGCTGGAGACGGTGAACGGCATCGAGAAGCAGTTCCTGGTCAACCATGTCGCGCACCATCTGCTGGTGACGCGCCTGCTTCCCGCGATCCGGCGCTCTTCCGCCGGCCGGATCGTGGTGGTGGCCAGCAACTCTCATAATTTCGCGCCGCGTGGAAAAGGCATAGACTTCGACAATCTCGACGGCGGCAAGAGCTATGGCGGCTTTCGCTTCTACGGGCAGGCGAAGCTGGCCAACATCCTGTTCGCCAACGAGCTGTCGCGGCGTCTGGCGAATGACGGGATCACTGCGAACGCGCTTCATCCCGGGCTGATCGGTGCGACAGGCCTGCACCGCCACATGAGAGGGCCGATCGACTGGGCCGTCTCCATCGCCATGATGTTCGGCAAGACCGTGCCACAGGGCGCGGCGACGACCTGCCTGCTGGCTGCACATCCGGCGCTCGAGGGTATTTCCGGCCGCTATTTCGCTGACTGTCGCGCCGCGAAATCCTCCGCATTTGCTCGGGACGCCGGCCTCGCACGACGGCTCTGGGGCCGGACCGAGGAGATCATCGCATCGTTCGGGGTGGCCTGA
- a CDS encoding alginate export family protein, giving the protein MAQYFQINQGEYPTMFTDRDYSKLADPANRKTLLDNIHYIPLGIPGTSYLTLGGAIREQGWWYRNLRQGFPTSPQNKNDTLLNSRITVSAWYHVDQHLSMLVELGSYFSPGRNKPYGANDVAPARIQNLFVDYTQKVGPLDIAARLGRQEFLFGSGRFLWNGNANNITTAVDGALVQATWDKGYRLQMFSARPTVTTTTAFQDGSYTQELSGVYITTPVIDKVLNVDEYYYYWRRPNVSLAGRSGTEQGDMVAGRVYGRVDDFRYDVDFGYKFGQFAHTRVGAVGTLGRVTYTFSKAEWQPIVQLQGGYFSGSNGYKSSTIGTFTAPFPRSAQLTYASFNAYSNMIHVAPALILNPTKEFAVRFGPQFNWRASVNDYVYIPAQTPLTATRNNKASYIGTNMIGGVSWLLNSNTQVYVEYIHAFAGPAITLSGGKSSDAGVFQVEFSF; this is encoded by the coding sequence ATGGCGCAATATTTTCAGATCAATCAGGGTGAATACCCGACCATGTTCACCGATCGGGACTATTCCAAGCTCGCCGATCCGGCGAACCGGAAGACCCTTTTGGACAATATTCATTACATTCCGCTCGGCATCCCCGGTACCTCCTATCTGACTCTCGGCGGCGCGATCCGTGAGCAGGGCTGGTGGTATCGAAATCTACGGCAGGGCTTTCCCACCAGCCCCCAAAATAAAAATGATACGCTTTTAAATTCCCGCATAACGGTCTCTGCCTGGTATCATGTGGACCAACATCTCTCGATGCTGGTGGAATTGGGCAGCTACTTTAGCCCCGGCCGCAACAAGCCTTATGGCGCCAATGATGTCGCGCCGGCGCGCATCCAAAATCTATTCGTCGATTATACCCAGAAAGTCGGTCCACTGGACATTGCCGCGCGCTTGGGACGCCAGGAATTCCTGTTTGGTTCCGGCCGCTTCCTGTGGAACGGCAATGCGAACAATATCACGACCGCGGTCGATGGCGCCCTCGTTCAAGCGACCTGGGACAAGGGATATCGGCTCCAGATGTTCTCGGCCCGGCCAACCGTGACAACGACCACAGCGTTCCAGGACGGTTCCTATACGCAGGAACTCAGCGGCGTGTATATTACAACACCTGTCATCGACAAGGTGCTGAATGTCGACGAATATTATTATTATTGGCGTCGCCCCAATGTGTCACTGGCCGGCCGCTCCGGCACCGAACAGGGTGATATGGTCGCCGGCCGCGTCTATGGCCGTGTGGACGATTTCCGCTATGATGTCGATTTCGGTTACAAATTCGGTCAATTTGCTCATACACGTGTCGGCGCCGTTGGTACCTTGGGGCGCGTCACTTATACCTTCTCAAAGGCGGAATGGCAGCCGATCGTCCAACTCCAGGGCGGCTATTTCAGCGGCAGCAACGGCTATAAGAGCAGCACGATCGGCACTTTCACGGCGCCGTTCCCGCGTTCAGCACAGCTGACCTATGCGAGCTTTAACGCTTATTCAAACATGATCCATGTCGCTCCCGCGCTTATCCTCAACCCCACTAAGGAATTTGCGGTTCGTTTCGGGCCTCAGTTCAACTGGCGCGCCTCCGTCAATGACTATGTCTATATTCCCGCCCAAACTCCTTTGACGGCGACCCGCAACAATAAGGCGAGCTATATCGGCACCAATATGATCGGCGGCGTCTCCTGGCTCCTGAACTCAAATACGCAGGTTTATGTCGAATATATCCATGCGTTCGCTGGCCCTGCCATTACTCTCTCCGGAGGCAAAAGTTCAGATGCCGGCGTCTTCCAGGTCGAGTTCAGTTTCTGA
- a CDS encoding SGNH/GDSL hydrolase family protein — protein sequence MSFARFKLAFAGLTLLSATHAAAETHWSLARIVNVAAGGTSLSTNTFAQTSTGTYSDTYWTRIYLTPLSNLLGWNYASPRSWAIGGNTLAQVLTNYTSSSATPSDRRWGPLIKWHPDIFFSEGASNDLGRPLESMKADAEAVQAALLSISPTPPRILNENIWPRTHLSHPATTYPARLNFNAWHSSQSHANKYLKSIDFDELLQDPQNPGTFNPAYTFDGVHPNVSGSLRVADYIFSQLRHIDMLPAPVVFPFTLDAAADPTNLLQNAATPNSAKQLFGGADGVATNFTGKVPTGWIATANASWNGSAGSLPAITTEPDGAYRKKVVITVPNGSAPSSNAATWLNLSTSGTIIPTASAASSGISPGNSYRAGITIELANGKNIVPVGFFMTFKIDGVTTIETTFATAAYTKNDTMPDGTYNLLSPVFTVPDHFSTIELSSLKICFGSVSGAAAGGTIKISKPYIRQFKYLASWP from the coding sequence ATGAGTTTCGCCCGCTTCAAACTTGCTTTTGCCGGCTTGACCCTTTTATCCGCGACGCATGCCGCCGCAGAAACGCATTGGTCACTCGCTCGCATCGTCAATGTCGCCGCGGGCGGAACCAGTTTGAGCACCAATACATTCGCTCAAACTTCGACAGGCACTTATTCCGATACATATTGGACACGAATCTATTTGACACCATTGAGCAATTTGCTCGGCTGGAACTACGCTTCCCCGCGCTCGTGGGCGATAGGCGGCAATACATTGGCGCAGGTTCTGACCAATTATACATCCTCCAGCGCGACACCCTCGGATCGTAGATGGGGCCCGCTCATCAAATGGCATCCCGACATCTTTTTTAGCGAAGGGGCCAGCAATGACTTGGGGAGACCGCTTGAGAGCATGAAGGCCGATGCGGAAGCCGTACAGGCCGCACTTTTAAGTATCTCGCCAACTCCACCGCGCATTTTAAATGAGAATATCTGGCCCCGGACACACCTTTCGCATCCCGCGACAACTTATCCAGCCCGACTGAACTTCAACGCTTGGCACTCCTCTCAAAGTCATGCAAACAAATATCTAAAGTCAATTGATTTCGATGAACTGCTGCAGGATCCGCAAAATCCCGGGACTTTTAATCCGGCCTATACATTCGACGGAGTGCATCCGAATGTGTCAGGATCCTTGCGCGTGGCCGATTACATCTTTTCACAGCTCCGTCACATTGACATGCTTCCCGCTCCCGTCGTCTTTCCCTTCACACTTGATGCAGCAGCCGACCCAACTAATCTTCTTCAAAATGCGGCAACGCCGAACTCCGCGAAACAACTGTTTGGGGGCGCTGACGGTGTGGCCACGAACTTTACAGGGAAGGTTCCAACAGGATGGATAGCAACGGCGAATGCATCTTGGAACGGCTCTGCGGGCTCTCTGCCGGCAATCACCACGGAGCCTGACGGAGCATACCGAAAAAAGGTCGTCATAACCGTTCCAAATGGATCGGCCCCTTCCTCTAACGCGGCCACTTGGCTCAATCTGTCAACATCAGGGACAATTATTCCTACTGCGAGCGCCGCCAGTTCTGGGATAAGCCCGGGGAATTCTTATCGCGCGGGGATAACCATAGAGCTTGCCAATGGAAAAAATATCGTCCCTGTTGGATTCTTTATGACATTCAAGATTGATGGAGTGACAACGATAGAGACAACGTTCGCCACTGCCGCATATACAAAAAATGATACCATGCCGGATGGCACTTATAATCTCTTATCACCGGTCTTTACCGTTCCTGATCATTTTTCGACGATAGAACTAAGTTCTCTAAAAATATGTTTCGGCTCTGTATCAGGTGCAGCCGCTGGGGGCACAATCAAGATTAGCAAACCTTATATTAGACAATTTAAGTATCTCGCCTCATGGCCTTAA